The Glycine soja cultivar W05 chromosome 6, ASM419377v2, whole genome shotgun sequence genome has a window encoding:
- the LOC114416305 gene encoding toll/interleukin-1 receptor-like protein: YIICIHKHLFFFLHSFAIEMASTSNAIIQCTSSSSFDVFVSFRGEDTSNSFTGFLFEALKKQGIEAFKDDKDIRKGESIAPELIRAIEGSHVFVVVFSKDYASSTWCLRELAHIWDCIQTSHRPLLPIFYDVDPSQVGKQSGDYEKAFAQHQQSSRFQEKEIKTWREVLEQVASLSGCDIRNK; this comes from the coding sequence TACATTATTTGTATCCACAAACACTTGTTCTTCTTCCTTCACAGTTTTGCAATTGAAATGGCTTCTACTTCTAATGCCATCATccaatgcacctcttcttcttcgtttGACGTGTTTGTGAGCTTCCGCGGTGAAGACACAAGCAACAGCTTCACCGGTTTTCTTTTTGAAGCTCTGAAAAAACAAGGCATCGAGGCCttcaaagatgataaagatatcAGGAAAGGCGAATCCATAGCACCAGAGCTAATACGAGCCATTGAAGGGTCTCATGTTTTCGTTGTTGTCTTTTCCAAGGACTATGCTTCCTCAACTTGGTGCCTGCGTGAACTAGCACATATCTGGGATTGCATTCAAACATCACACAGACCTCTTCTGCCTATTTTTTATGATGTTGATCCATCACAAGTGGGAAAACAGAGTGGAGACTATGAGAAAGCCTTTGCCCAACACCAACAAAGTTCCAGGTTCCAAGAGAAGGAAATtaaaacatggagagaagtTCTGGAACAAGTAGCCAGTCTCTCTGGTTGCGATATCAGAAATAAGTAA